In Aquila chrysaetos chrysaetos chromosome 2, bAquChr1.4, whole genome shotgun sequence, the following are encoded in one genomic region:
- the EXD2 gene encoding exonuclease 3'-5' domain-containing protein 2 isoform X3, with protein MPKQTAVTITLATLLGVAVGGLVLWKATQRRKGKACCSSQQEEAVTNSGDEKLIKAEDKEVLSFFRSPTFSWVERTLGADIVIVSEQEEWDRVEPLLKKELEKWPVLGIDCEWVSVEGKANPVSLLQMASSSGLCILVRLPRLVSSGQTIPKTLLDIMADSAVLKVGVGCWEDACKLLHDYGLPVKGSVDLRYLAMRQRKDLLHNCLSLKSLAENVLNCPLDKSPHVRCSNWEAEELTQDQVLYAARDAQISVALFFHLLGFTSLPATSEGENSVAAWENVLGKCRGLVDIPFRGRRSGSTGEEKSGEGRSPQKTKNRKSSVNGQSSGSQQVRDPRRQKRKPLGVGYSARKSPLYDNCFLHAPDGQPLCTCDRKKAQWYLDKGIGELVSTDPFVVKLRFEPSGRPESQVDYYLTVKENLCVVCGKRESYIRKNIVPHEYRRHFPIQMKDHNSHDVLLLCTSCHAISNYYDNHLKQQLAEEFGAPIGSEEGVRLLEDPLRRQVRSGARALLNADSLPDPRRAELLQSIKDFFNTEVVTPEMLQEAAGLETRICNESYMPHGLKVVQCFAKGGLRSLMQLERRWRQHFLDSMQPKHLPEQWSVDHNHMKLIRKYGEDLQIELS; from the exons atgcccaagCAAACAGCAGTGACGATTACGTTGGCGACCCTGCTGGGTGTTGCAGTGGGGGGCCTGGTTTTGTGGAAAGCAACCCAGCGTCggaaaggaaaagcatgctGTAGTAGTCAGCAAGAGGAAGCAGTTACAAACTCAGGAGATGAGAAACTGATTAAGGCAGAGGATAAGGAGGTGCTTTCCTTCTTCAGATCTCCCACCTTTTCCTGGGTAGAGAGGACCCTTGGTGCAGACATAGTGATAGTTTCAGAGCAGGAGGAGTGGGATCGTGTTGAACCTTTGCTGAAGAAGGAGCTGGAGAAGTGGCCAGTACTTGGAATTGACTGTGAGTGG gTATCTGTGGAGGGAAAAGCAAATCCTGTATCCCTCCTACAGATGGCTTCTTCCAGTGGCCTCTGCATTCTTGTTCGGTTGCCCAGGCTAGTTTCCAGTGGACAGACTATCCCAAAGACCCTGTTGGACATCATGGCAGATAGTGCTGTGTTGAAAGTTGGGGTAGGATGCTGGGAAGATGCTTGCAAGTTACTTCATGATTATGGTCTTCCAGTCAAAGGGAGCGTGGATCTCCGGTATTTAGCCATGAGACAGCG GAAGGATCTACTTCACAACTGCCTTAGCCTGAAATCTTTAGCTGAAAACGTCCTGAACTGCCCACTTGACAAGTCTCCTCACGTGCGTTGCAGCAACTGGGAGGCAGAAGAACTGACACAAGATCAG GTTCTATATGCTGCTAGGGATGCCCAGATCTCAGTGGCTCTGTTCTTCCATTTGCTGGGATTTACCAGCCTCCCTGCTACATCTGAAGGTGAAAACTCTGTCGCTGCTTGGGAAAACGTGCTGGGTAAATGCCGGGGCTTGGTGGATATCCCATTTAGAGGAAGAAGGAGTGGCAgcacaggagaggagaaaagtggAGAGGGACGCTCccctcagaaaacaaagaatcgGAAATCTTCGGTGAATGGCCAGTCCTCTGGCAGTCAGCAAGTGAGAGATCCACGGAGGCAGAAGCGAAAGCCTCTGGGTGTGGGATATTCTGCACG AAAATCTCCACTGTATGACAACTGCTTCCTGCATGCTCCAGATGGACAGCCCCTGTGCACTTGTGATCGCAAGAAGGCTCAGTGGtatctggacaaggggatcggAG AGCTAGTTAGCACAGACCCATTTGTTGTGAAGCTGCGGTTTGAGCCTTCAGGACGTCCTGAGTCTCAAGTTGATTATTACCTGACAGTCAAAGAGAACCTGTGTGTTGTATGTGGCAAGCGAGAGTCCTATATCCG GAAGAACATTGTTCCTCACGAATACCGAAGACACTTCCCTATCCAGATGAAGGACCACAACTCCCATGATGTGCTCCTACTCTGCACGTCTTGCCATGCCATCTCCAATTACTATGACAACCATCTcaagcagcagctggctgaGGAGTTTGGTGCTCCCATCGGCTCTGAGGAAGGCGTGCGTCTGCTGGAGGATCCTCTACGCAGGCAAGTGCGCTCGGGGGCCCGAGCCTTGCTGAATGCAGACAGCCTGCCTGACCCCCGAAGGGCAGAACTTCTGCAAAGCATCAAGGACTTCTTTAACACAGAGGTAGTCACCCCAGAGATGCTCCAGGAAGCAGCTGGTCTGGAAACCAG GATCTGCAATGAGAGCTACATGCCACATGGACTGAAGGTGGTGCAGTGTTTTGCTAAAGGAGGCCTGCGCTCCCTTATGCAGTTGGAGAGACGCTGGCGGCAGCATTTCTTGGACAGCATGCAGCCCAAGCACCTCCCAGAGCAGTGGTCAGTGGACCATAACCACATGAAGCTGATCCGAAAGTATGGGGAAGATCTTCAGATCGAGCTGTCGTGA
- the EXD2 gene encoding exonuclease 3'-5' domain-containing protein 2 isoform X4, with the protein MGRVSVEGKANPVSLLQMASSSGLCILVRLPRLVSSGQTIPKTLLDIMADSAVLKVGVGCWEDACKLLHDYGLPVKGSVDLRYLAMRQRKDLLHNCLSLKSLAENVLNCPLDKSPHVRCSNWEAEELTQDQVLYAARDAQISVALFFHLLGFTSLPATSEGENSVAAWENVLGKCRGLVDIPFRGRRSGSTGEEKSGEGRSPQKTKNRKSSVNGQSSGSQQVRDPRRQKRKPLGVGYSARKSPLYDNCFLHAPDGQPLCTCDRKKAQWYLDKGIGELVSTDPFVVKLRFEPSGRPESQVDYYLTVKENLCVVCGKRESYIRKNIVPHEYRRHFPIQMKDHNSHDVLLLCTSCHAISNYYDNHLKQQLAEEFGAPIGSEEGVRLLEDPLRRQVRSGARALLNADSLPDPRRAELLQSIKDFFNTEVVTPEMLQEAAGLETRICNESYMPHGLKVVQCFAKGGLRSLMQLERRWRQHFLDSMQPKHLPEQWSVDHNHMKLIRKYGEDLQIELS; encoded by the exons gTATCTGTGGAGGGAAAAGCAAATCCTGTATCCCTCCTACAGATGGCTTCTTCCAGTGGCCTCTGCATTCTTGTTCGGTTGCCCAGGCTAGTTTCCAGTGGACAGACTATCCCAAAGACCCTGTTGGACATCATGGCAGATAGTGCTGTGTTGAAAGTTGGGGTAGGATGCTGGGAAGATGCTTGCAAGTTACTTCATGATTATGGTCTTCCAGTCAAAGGGAGCGTGGATCTCCGGTATTTAGCCATGAGACAGCG GAAGGATCTACTTCACAACTGCCTTAGCCTGAAATCTTTAGCTGAAAACGTCCTGAACTGCCCACTTGACAAGTCTCCTCACGTGCGTTGCAGCAACTGGGAGGCAGAAGAACTGACACAAGATCAG GTTCTATATGCTGCTAGGGATGCCCAGATCTCAGTGGCTCTGTTCTTCCATTTGCTGGGATTTACCAGCCTCCCTGCTACATCTGAAGGTGAAAACTCTGTCGCTGCTTGGGAAAACGTGCTGGGTAAATGCCGGGGCTTGGTGGATATCCCATTTAGAGGAAGAAGGAGTGGCAgcacaggagaggagaaaagtggAGAGGGACGCTCccctcagaaaacaaagaatcgGAAATCTTCGGTGAATGGCCAGTCCTCTGGCAGTCAGCAAGTGAGAGATCCACGGAGGCAGAAGCGAAAGCCTCTGGGTGTGGGATATTCTGCACG AAAATCTCCACTGTATGACAACTGCTTCCTGCATGCTCCAGATGGACAGCCCCTGTGCACTTGTGATCGCAAGAAGGCTCAGTGGtatctggacaaggggatcggAG AGCTAGTTAGCACAGACCCATTTGTTGTGAAGCTGCGGTTTGAGCCTTCAGGACGTCCTGAGTCTCAAGTTGATTATTACCTGACAGTCAAAGAGAACCTGTGTGTTGTATGTGGCAAGCGAGAGTCCTATATCCG GAAGAACATTGTTCCTCACGAATACCGAAGACACTTCCCTATCCAGATGAAGGACCACAACTCCCATGATGTGCTCCTACTCTGCACGTCTTGCCATGCCATCTCCAATTACTATGACAACCATCTcaagcagcagctggctgaGGAGTTTGGTGCTCCCATCGGCTCTGAGGAAGGCGTGCGTCTGCTGGAGGATCCTCTACGCAGGCAAGTGCGCTCGGGGGCCCGAGCCTTGCTGAATGCAGACAGCCTGCCTGACCCCCGAAGGGCAGAACTTCTGCAAAGCATCAAGGACTTCTTTAACACAGAGGTAGTCACCCCAGAGATGCTCCAGGAAGCAGCTGGTCTGGAAACCAG GATCTGCAATGAGAGCTACATGCCACATGGACTGAAGGTGGTGCAGTGTTTTGCTAAAGGAGGCCTGCGCTCCCTTATGCAGTTGGAGAGACGCTGGCGGCAGCATTTCTTGGACAGCATGCAGCCCAAGCACCTCCCAGAGCAGTGGTCAGTGGACCATAACCACATGAAGCTGATCCGAAAGTATGGGGAAGATCTTCAGATCGAGCTGTCGTGA
- the EXD2 gene encoding exonuclease 3'-5' domain-containing protein 2 isoform X5, whose amino-acid sequence MASSSGLCILVRLPRLVSSGQTIPKTLLDIMADSAVLKVGVGCWEDACKLLHDYGLPVKGSVDLRYLAMRQRKDLLHNCLSLKSLAENVLNCPLDKSPHVRCSNWEAEELTQDQVLYAARDAQISVALFFHLLGFTSLPATSEGENSVAAWENVLGKCRGLVDIPFRGRRSGSTGEEKSGEGRSPQKTKNRKSSVNGQSSGSQQVRDPRRQKRKPLGVGYSARKSPLYDNCFLHAPDGQPLCTCDRKKAQWYLDKGIGELVSTDPFVVKLRFEPSGRPESQVDYYLTVKENLCVVCGKRESYIRKNIVPHEYRRHFPIQMKDHNSHDVLLLCTSCHAISNYYDNHLKQQLAEEFGAPIGSEEGVRLLEDPLRRQVRSGARALLNADSLPDPRRAELLQSIKDFFNTEVVTPEMLQEAAGLETRICNESYMPHGLKVVQCFAKGGLRSLMQLERRWRQHFLDSMQPKHLPEQWSVDHNHMKLIRKYGEDLQIELS is encoded by the exons ATGGCTTCTTCCAGTGGCCTCTGCATTCTTGTTCGGTTGCCCAGGCTAGTTTCCAGTGGACAGACTATCCCAAAGACCCTGTTGGACATCATGGCAGATAGTGCTGTGTTGAAAGTTGGGGTAGGATGCTGGGAAGATGCTTGCAAGTTACTTCATGATTATGGTCTTCCAGTCAAAGGGAGCGTGGATCTCCGGTATTTAGCCATGAGACAGCG GAAGGATCTACTTCACAACTGCCTTAGCCTGAAATCTTTAGCTGAAAACGTCCTGAACTGCCCACTTGACAAGTCTCCTCACGTGCGTTGCAGCAACTGGGAGGCAGAAGAACTGACACAAGATCAG GTTCTATATGCTGCTAGGGATGCCCAGATCTCAGTGGCTCTGTTCTTCCATTTGCTGGGATTTACCAGCCTCCCTGCTACATCTGAAGGTGAAAACTCTGTCGCTGCTTGGGAAAACGTGCTGGGTAAATGCCGGGGCTTGGTGGATATCCCATTTAGAGGAAGAAGGAGTGGCAgcacaggagaggagaaaagtggAGAGGGACGCTCccctcagaaaacaaagaatcgGAAATCTTCGGTGAATGGCCAGTCCTCTGGCAGTCAGCAAGTGAGAGATCCACGGAGGCAGAAGCGAAAGCCTCTGGGTGTGGGATATTCTGCACG AAAATCTCCACTGTATGACAACTGCTTCCTGCATGCTCCAGATGGACAGCCCCTGTGCACTTGTGATCGCAAGAAGGCTCAGTGGtatctggacaaggggatcggAG AGCTAGTTAGCACAGACCCATTTGTTGTGAAGCTGCGGTTTGAGCCTTCAGGACGTCCTGAGTCTCAAGTTGATTATTACCTGACAGTCAAAGAGAACCTGTGTGTTGTATGTGGCAAGCGAGAGTCCTATATCCG GAAGAACATTGTTCCTCACGAATACCGAAGACACTTCCCTATCCAGATGAAGGACCACAACTCCCATGATGTGCTCCTACTCTGCACGTCTTGCCATGCCATCTCCAATTACTATGACAACCATCTcaagcagcagctggctgaGGAGTTTGGTGCTCCCATCGGCTCTGAGGAAGGCGTGCGTCTGCTGGAGGATCCTCTACGCAGGCAAGTGCGCTCGGGGGCCCGAGCCTTGCTGAATGCAGACAGCCTGCCTGACCCCCGAAGGGCAGAACTTCTGCAAAGCATCAAGGACTTCTTTAACACAGAGGTAGTCACCCCAGAGATGCTCCAGGAAGCAGCTGGTCTGGAAACCAG GATCTGCAATGAGAGCTACATGCCACATGGACTGAAGGTGGTGCAGTGTTTTGCTAAAGGAGGCCTGCGCTCCCTTATGCAGTTGGAGAGACGCTGGCGGCAGCATTTCTTGGACAGCATGCAGCCCAAGCACCTCCCAGAGCAGTGGTCAGTGGACCATAACCACATGAAGCTGATCCGAAAGTATGGGGAAGATCTTCAGATCGAGCTGTCGTGA